From the Bacillus sp. FJAT-22090 genome, the window GTATCGTTGCTATTACACCTGCGATGCCAGTTGGATCTAAACTCGAGGGATTTGCTTCGGAATTTCCTGATCGTATGATTGATGTAGGTATTGCAGAACAACATGCAACTACAATGGCTGCGGGTCTTGCAGTAGACGGTATGAAACCGTTCTTAGTCATTTATTCCACATTTCTACAACGTGCTTATGATCAAGTACTGCACGATATTTGTCGCCAAAACTTAAATGTGGTCATTGGTATTGATCGGGCAGGATTAGTCGGTGCAGATGGAGAGACCCATCAAGGTGTATTTGATATTCCATTTTTACGTCATATGCCTAATATGGTATTAATGATGCCAAAAGACGAAAATGAAGGGCAGCATATGGTTAAAACTGCATTTGAATATGCAGATGGACCAATAGCGCTTCGATATCCTCGAGGAAATGGACTAGGAGTACCAATGGATGAGGATTTAAAGTCAATTCCTATAGGTACTTGGGAAGTATTGAAAGAAGGCACTCAAGCTTCGATTTTAACTTTTGGTACAACAATTCCAATGGCGCTTCAAGCTGCAGAACGACTTGAACAATCAAATATTTCAGTAAAAGTGATCAATGCTCGTTTCATTAAGCCTTTAGATGAAGAGATGCTTCGTTCTTTACAACAACGTAATATACCAATTATTACTGTAGAAGAAAGCATGCTCGAAGGTGGTTTCGGAAGTGCAGTTCTTGAATTCTTCAATGACAACAATTTACAAGCAAATGTTAATCGTATTGGTATTCCAGATATGTTTATCGAACACGGTGACGTCAATCAATTATTAGAAGAAATTAATATCACGAGTGATGATATAGTTGAATTAGTAGAAAAATCAGTCGCGTCAAATAACAGGTATATATCATCATGACGAAGTCTTCAAAAGAACGAGTAGATATATTATTAGTTGAACAAGGCTTATTTGAAACTCGAGAAAAAGCAAAGCGCGCCATAATGGCAGGGCAAATTTATCTTAAAGAAGAACGTATAGATAAACCAGGCGAAAAAATAGATGTTAACTCTATTTTATCTGTGAAGGGTCAAGTATTGAAATATGTCAGTAGAGGCGGTCTGAAGCTTGAAAAGGCATTAGAACAATTTGAACTGACAATTCAAGACAAAATCATGTTAGATATTGGCTCTTCTACAGGTGGTTTTACTGATTGTGGATTACAAAATGGTGTTAAACATGCTTATGCACTTGATGTTGGTAGTAACCAGCTTGCATGGAAAATTCGTCAAGATTCACGAGTTACTGTGATGGAAAAGACAAATTTCCGGTACTCAACGCCTGCTGATTTCCATGAAGGATTACCTTCCTTTGCATCAATCGATGTTTCTTTTATATCTCTTAAACTAATCTTTCCTACTTTAAAAACTATTCTTGTTCCAAATGGTGATGTTATTGCGCTAGTCAAGCCTCAGTTTGAAGCTGGAAAAGATCGAGTTGGTAAAAAAGGGGTTGTTCGTGACAAATCTGTTCATATTGATGTGTTGAATGATATTGCAGATTTTGCAGAAAGTCAACATTACCAACTGAAAGACGCTTCCTATTCTCCTATAACCGGTGGAGAAGGAAATATTGAATTCCTATTTCATTTAGTAAATGTTAATGAAGGTGAAGTAATTCCTCATCAAATAGATTTTAAACAGCTAGTGAACGAAGCGCATTCTCTATTATAGGTGAGCGCGACTCATAATTAGAGTCGCGTTTTTTCTTGTGCCTTTTAGAATGAAATGCTAATGTATTAATTAACCGGTATAATTATACGAAGAGGTGAAAGAAATGAATAAAGGACAAAGACATATTAGAATACGCGATATTATTGCTAATAATGAAATAGAAACGCAAGATGATTTAGTAGATTCTTTAAAAAATGCTGGATACAATGTCACACAAGCAACTGTCTCTAGAGATATAAAAGAATTGCATTTAGTGAAAGTACCTCTACCTAATGGAAGTTATAAATACAGTTTACCAGCTGATCAAAGATTCAATCCAACTCAAAAATTACGCCGTGCATTAACGGATGCATTTGTCAGTATTGATGGAGCAAGTCATTTTTTAGTCATGAAAACGTTACCAGGTAATGCACATGCTATCGGATCTTTGATCGATTATTTAGATTGGTCTGAAATATTAGGAACGATTTGTGGGGATGACACGTGTTTAATCTTATGTAGACAAGAATCGGAGACAGAAGAAGTAAAAAACCGATTACTTGAAATGCTATAATATAATGTCTTTAGCGTAGCTCGTATTTTTTAATATGAGGTGTATCCTAAAGTTAATTTTATAATGAGGTGAAAGCTAGTGTTAAAAGAATTATCGATTAAAAATTTTGCAATTATAGACGAATTAACAGTTAGCTTTGAAGAAGGACTTACAGTGTTAACTGGAGAGACAGGTGCAGGAAAATCGATAATAATTGATGCTGTACATTTATTGTGTGGTGGAAGAGGTTCGCAAGAATTTATAAGACATGGAACAAAGAAAGCAGAATTAGAAGGGTTATTCATAATTACGAATCCTAAACATGTAGTTTTTAACAAAATGGCGGATGTAGGTATAGATTTAGATGAAGAAACCATCATTTTAAGAAGAGATATTAATGACTCTGGAAAAAGTGTTTGTCGAATAAACGGTAAGCTAGTAACCATTGGTATATTACGTGAGATTGGAGCCTCTCTCATTGATATACATGGTCAGCACGAGAGCCAAGAATTAATGGATGAAAAAGCACATATTTATTTATTAGATCAGTTTGCAGGGGAAAAAATAAGACTTGTAAAAGAGTCATATAAAGAACTTTTTACAAAATATAAAAAGTTGAAAAAAGATTTAGCGACTTTAACTGAGAATGAACAGCAAATCGCTCATAAAATAGACCTGTTTACATTTCAAGTAGATGAAATAAATGATGCCAATTTAATTGTTGGGGAAGAGGAACAACTTCAAGAAGAAAAAAAGAAGCTCCAAAATTTTCATAAGGTATTTGACAAAATGAGTAGCGCTTATGAAGCGATACTATCCGAATCTAAAGGGTTAGATTATATCGGAACTGCTATGGCAGACTTACAGGATATTTCCGATATTGATAAAAATATGCTCGAGTTAAGTGAAAATGTATCATCCGCATTTTACATTTTACAAGATGCTGCATACCAATTAAAAAGTGAATTAGACGAAATGGAGTACGACAGCAATCAACTTCAAATTGTAGAAGACCGACTAGCATTTATTCAATCCTTAAAAAGGAAGTATGGCCAATCGATTGAAGATATTTTAGAATATAAAAATAAAATATCAAATAGTCTCGAGCAGTTAGTCAACAGAGATGAGCAAATTCAAAAAACTGCAGAAAAGATAAAACAAATAGAAAAAGATTTAGAATTAGAAGCTAAAGATTTAACGGATAAACGAAAAATAGCTGCAAAGCAACTAAGTAAAGCTATTATGGAACAATTAAAAGAACTCTATATGGAAAAAGCGACTTTTTCTGTTATGTTTCATGAGCAAGCCAATACAACGTATAACGAAAATGGTATAGACGATTTATCATTTTATATATCAACAAATGTAGGTGAACCACTTAAAGCGTTAACTAAAATCGCATCTGGTGGAGAATTATC encodes:
- the ahrC gene encoding transcriptional regulator AhrC/ArgR, translating into MNKGQRHIRIRDIIANNEIETQDDLVDSLKNAGYNVTQATVSRDIKELHLVKVPLPNGSYKYSLPADQRFNPTQKLRRALTDAFVSIDGASHFLVMKTLPGNAHAIGSLIDYLDWSEILGTICGDDTCLILCRQESETEEVKNRLLEML
- the recN gene encoding DNA repair protein RecN is translated as MLKELSIKNFAIIDELTVSFEEGLTVLTGETGAGKSIIIDAVHLLCGGRGSQEFIRHGTKKAELEGLFIITNPKHVVFNKMADVGIDLDEETIILRRDINDSGKSVCRINGKLVTIGILREIGASLIDIHGQHESQELMDEKAHIYLLDQFAGEKIRLVKESYKELFTKYKKLKKDLATLTENEQQIAHKIDLFTFQVDEINDANLIVGEEEQLQEEKKKLQNFHKVFDKMSSAYEAILSESKGLDYIGTAMADLQDISDIDKNMLELSENVSSAFYILQDAAYQLKSELDEMEYDSNQLQIVEDRLAFIQSLKRKYGQSIEDILEYKNKISNSLEQLVNRDEQIQKTAEKIKQIEKDLELEAKDLTDKRKIAAKQLSKAIMEQLKELYMEKATFSVMFHEQANTTYNENGIDDLSFYISTNVGEPLKALTKIASGGELSRMMLALKSIFSKHQGITSIIFDEVDTGVSGRVAQAIAEKIAGIATDSQVLCISHLPQVAAMADQHLMIKKIVSRNRTYTNLEEVVDDQRAEELSRMMSGAEITSTTLQHSKELLKLANERKKMLRHA
- a CDS encoding TlyA family RNA methyltransferase; this encodes MTKSSKERVDILLVEQGLFETREKAKRAIMAGQIYLKEERIDKPGEKIDVNSILSVKGQVLKYVSRGGLKLEKALEQFELTIQDKIMLDIGSSTGGFTDCGLQNGVKHAYALDVGSNQLAWKIRQDSRVTVMEKTNFRYSTPADFHEGLPSFASIDVSFISLKLIFPTLKTILVPNGDVIALVKPQFEAGKDRVGKKGVVRDKSVHIDVLNDIADFAESQHYQLKDASYSPITGGEGNIEFLFHLVNVNEGEVIPHQIDFKQLVNEAHSLL